Below is a genomic region from Treponema sp. OMZ 798.
TAATATTGTGATAACTGATGTAATTCCAATTACTGACATACCTCTATTTAAGTTCATCAGTGGTTTTGTTATAAAATATACAATTGTGTCCAATATTTTTCCTTCTACCATAATTATTTGCATTGTAGAAGCAAGTCCAATAACAAAGGTAACAAATGCCATTGCTCCCAAACCTTTAGCAAAAGAGTTGCCTAATTGATCAGCCGACAAACCTCCTATGAAGCCGATTATTATGGAAGTTACTATAAAAAATCCGATTAAAAATTCATAGATATTCGTACCTACCGTTAAAGAGTATACTACCAAAGCAACATACTGTAAAATTGTTAAAATCAAAACTATTACAGATCCAACAGGAAGTTCGATTTTTGCAAATTGCTCGTCACTATTAATTTCTTGAAGCCAATCCGTTCCTAATATAGAGTTATTCGGATCTTTTTCTATTTTTCTAACGTACCTCATCGTAAACATTAGACCGATAATTCCGAAAAGATTCATCATAATAAATCGAAGCCCAAACCCTGAAAGAGATTCCACTCCTAGCATAGTTTGGGGAATCAGTACTTTAAGAGTCGGCCCCATACCGAATCCGATCATCGATGGGAAAAAAGTGGCTGCCAATCCGCTGACGGGATCCAATTTTAACTTTTTAGCAAAAATAACACCTATAGGGACCACTGCTATCAAAGCATCCGTTCCGGCAAATCCGGCAATATATAATATTAAAAAATACAAGACGGGAATTAATACCTTGGTACTTTGTTTTTCCAGTTTATAAGTTGCCCAATTTAGAAAATTATCTATAGATTTTGTTTCTAAAACTACAGCCATATTTGCTCCGCTGATCATAACAACCCAAACCACTAAACCTGAATTTACCAATCCTTTCATAAACATAAACATAGATTTGATTAAACTCACAGGTTGTTGTGTTTCCAAAAATTGGAAATTACCGGCATCTATATTACCGTCTACATCTTTATAAAATGTTCCTGCGGGAATAATATATGTTAGACAAGACATTATTATAATTAAACCGATCATGATAAAGAATAAATGCGGTAATTTAAATTTTTTTTTATTTTTTTCAGTCATAATAGTTACCCTCTTAAATAATCATAAACAAATTTTACTTGAGCAGCCGTTCCATAATATAATGCTTTTTCATCCATGTCAAAAAATTCATTATGATGCTCTGCTCCCATCCCTTCTTCTAAATTTTTTATACCGACAAAGGCAAAGACAATAGGAGCTAAACAGCTGTATTTGGAAAAAGACTCTGATGCAAACCAATTCACACCCTGTATTAAAACTCCCGGTAGAATTTCATTAATGCCGTCTCTGGCAATTTTCGATAATTCAATATCATTGATTACCGGATGGACTGCTATTTGATTGGCGCCTTCTGTAAACTCTACTGAACAGTTTTGTGACATTGCCGCATGTTTTGAAGTGTTTTTCATAATGTTAATCGCTTTTTCCCCCTCTTCAGAATCGTAAAATCTTAACGAGCCTGTAATTTTAACTTCGTCCGGAATAACATTAAATGCTGTGCCTCCATTTATCGAACCTAAGCCAAGTGTAACTGTTTTAGTTACATCAATTTGGTTTGACCAAGCGGATGCCAACGCATTTAAAACATTTGCAGAACCGAAAATAGGACTAACTGACAAGTCCGGTCTTGATCCATGCCCTCCTTTACCTATAACTTTAAAGTCTACCAATATTGCACCTGCCATTACCGGCCCTGCATCAACAGAAATTTTTCCAGCTTCTAGAAATGAAACTAGATGATTTCCGTAAATTGCATCAATTTTATAATTTTTTAAAATTTCAATGATTTGTTCAGCTCCTCCTCCTGCTTCTTCACTTTCTTCAAACATAAAGATTATTTTTCCGGCTAGTAAATCCTTCATTTCATTAAGAATTTTTGCGGCAGCTAATATTATAGCCATATGACCATCATGAGCACACGCATGCATAGCCCCGGCATTTTTTGAGACGCTAACTTTTTTCTTCCTCAAATTCATAGCATTTTCCTGAATTGGTAGAGCGTCAATGTCTGTTCTCAGTGCAACAGTCTTACCTTCTTTTCCCGTATCTAAAATTGCAATGAATCCCGTACCGGGAGTCTCGATAATTTCAAATTCAAGTTTTTTAATTTCTTGTTTTAAAAAAGTTGAAGTTTGATATTCCTTATGCGAAACTTCCGGATTTTCGTGAAGATACCTTCGAGTGGAGATTAGATAGTCTTCAAGATTAGATACATTTTTCAGAATAAAATCATTTGACATTTTGTACCTCCTTTATTTAGCACTTTAATGATTAAATAGCTTAACTATATACTACTATCATAATGCTCAGTTGTCAAGGCCAAAAATAGAAATTTTTGTAATAAACTTATACGCTTTTCATTTTATCGGGAAAACCCTCTAACAATCTTGATGAAGTACTCTCGGTATTTTTCACACGCAGTATTTGGTTTTATAAAATCACAAAAGCTATATAAAAACAAGTACGCTAAAAAATAATAGTACTTGTTTTATAATTGTAAAAGTCTTATATTAGAATTACTTTGCAATTTTGATAAATTTTAAATATGTTTTTATGGAGGAAGTTATGCATTTTACGGGAACTATTTGGAGGCCGCCTTATGAGGCCTCATCGTCTTTATTACAGGTTACAGCCGGCTGCACACATCATAAGTGCAAGTTCTGTTCTCTTTATTCGGATC
It encodes:
- a CDS encoding YfcC family protein; translation: MTEKNKKKFKLPHLFFIMIGLIIIMSCLTYIIPAGTFYKDVDGNIDAGNFQFLETQQPVSLIKSMFMFMKGLVNSGLVVWVVMISGANMAVVLETKSIDNFLNWATYKLEKQSTKVLIPVLYFLILYIAGFAGTDALIAVVPIGVIFAKKLKLDPVSGLAATFFPSMIGFGMGPTLKVLIPQTMLGVESLSGFGLRFIMMNLFGIIGLMFTMRYVRKIEKDPNNSILGTDWLQEINSDEQFAKIELPVGSVIVLILTILQYVALVVYSLTVGTNIYEFLIGFFIVTSIIIGFIGGLSADQLGNSFAKGLGAMAFVTFVIGLASTMQIIMVEGKILDTIVYFITKPLMNLNRGMSVIGITSVITILNPIVPSATAKAAVLMPILEPIAKTLGITSQVAVQAFLFGDAFTNMISPALGWTMGALTIAKVSYDKWFKWVIKPVIALILLSFISVFLLDLISWTGM
- a CDS encoding amidohydrolase, with amino-acid sequence MSNDFILKNVSNLEDYLISTRRYLHENPEVSHKEYQTSTFLKQEIKKLEFEIIETPGTGFIAILDTGKEGKTVALRTDIDALPIQENAMNLRKKKVSVSKNAGAMHACAHDGHMAIILAAAKILNEMKDLLAGKIIFMFEESEEAGGGAEQIIEILKNYKIDAIYGNHLVSFLEAGKISVDAGPVMAGAILVDFKVIGKGGHGSRPDLSVSPIFGSANVLNALASAWSNQIDVTKTVTLGLGSINGGTAFNVIPDEVKITGSLRFYDSEEGEKAINIMKNTSKHAAMSQNCSVEFTEGANQIAVHPVINDIELSKIARDGINEILPGVLIQGVNWFASESFSKYSCLAPIVFAFVGIKNLEEGMGAEHHNEFFDMDEKALYYGTAAQVKFVYDYLRG